A single region of the Chloroflexota bacterium genome encodes:
- a CDS encoding ester cyclase yields MTTETNKTIVHRIFEEGFNQNKPRVWDELIAPNYVNHDFPTPAPGAEGFKMVAGMFLTAFPDLHATLEGTVAEGDRVATRGYFTGTHKGEFNGIPATGKSVNVKYIDVWRLENGKAVENWVQMDMAGLMQQLGVMPAPAQA; encoded by the coding sequence ATGACAACCGAAACGAACAAAACCATTGTTCATCGCATCTTTGAAGAAGGCTTCAACCAGAACAAGCCCCGGGTGTGGGACGAGTTGATCGCCCCCAACTACGTCAACCACGACTTCCCCACTCCCGCCCCAGGCGCAGAGGGATTCAAAATGGTCGCGGGTATGTTCCTCACCGCTTTCCCCGACCTGCATGCTACCCTTGAGGGCACTGTGGCCGAAGGCGATCGAGTGGCGACGCGCGGCTACTTCACCGGCACCCACAAGGGCGAGTTCAATGGCATCCCCGCGACCGGCAAGTCAGTGAACGTGAAGTACATTGACGTTTGGCGGCTGGAGAACGGCAAAGCCGTAGAGAACTGGGTGCAGATGGATATGGCGGGCCTGATGCAACAACTGGGCGTGATGCCCGCCCCGGCCCAGGCCTAA